The following are from one region of the Silene latifolia isolate original U9 population chromosome 9, ASM4854445v1, whole genome shotgun sequence genome:
- the LOC141599883 gene encoding uncharacterized protein LOC141599883 translates to MADIKEEEEEEEEEPQHQSLIVDEDELKQNDDQNQKKRVDSLDIFRGFTVALMILVDDAGGEWPMITHAPWNGCNLADFVMPFFLFIVGMAIPLAFKRIPNRLVAVRKVIFRTLKLLFWGILLQGGYSHAPDKLTYGVDMKRVRWCGILQRIALAYLVVSLLEIVTKNRQSRNQSLGRFSVFKLYFWQWVVGACVLIVYLSVLYGVYVPDWQFNVQDPSSPDFGKHFTVICDVRGKLNPPCNAVGFVDRQVLGINHVYHHPAWRRSKACTANSPYEGPLLENAPSWCHAPFEPEGILSSISAILSTIVGVHYGHVLIHIKDHAGRLKHWVSLGLALLIFGIILHFTNAIPLNKQLYSFSYVCVTSGAAALMFSFFYSTVDIFDVKFLFLPLKWIGMNAMLVYVMAAEGIFAGFINGWYYEDPHNTLVYWIQKHVFIGVWHSRKVGILLYVIFAEILFWAVVAGILHQCNIYWKL, encoded by the exons ATGGCTGAcattaaagaagaagaagaagaagaagaagaagagccaCAGCATCAAAGTTTGATTGTTGATGAAGATGAGTTGAAGCAAAATGATGATCAAAACCAAAAGAAACGAGTTGACTCTCTTGACATTTTTAGAGGCTTCACTGTTGCT CTAATGATATTGGTTGATGATGCTGGAGGAGAATGGCCTATGATTACACATGCACCATGGAATGGATGCAATCTTGCTGATTTCGTCATGCCCTTCTTCTTGTTTATTGTTGGCATGGCTATTCCTCTTGCTTTTAAG AGGATCCCAAACCGTCTTGTGGCCGTCAGGAAAGTGATCTTTAGGACCCTCAAACTTCTATTCTGGGGCATTCTCTTACAAG GAGGGTACTCTCATGCTCCTGACAAGCTGACTTATGGAGTCGACATGAAAAGAGTTAGATGGTGTGGAATTCTTCAG CGAATTGCTCTTGCCTATCTGGTTGTATCATTGCTAGAGATCGTGACAAAAAATCGCCAATCTAGAAATCAATCACTTGGACGATTCTCCGTATTTAAGTTATACTTTTGGCAATG GGTTGTTGGAGCATGTGTTCTCATTGTTTACTTATCAGTACTCTATGGAGTGTATGTCCCAGATTGGCAATTCAATGTTCAGGATCCGTCGAGCCCTGATTTTGGGAAGCATTTCACT GTGATATGTGACGTTAGAGGAAAACTAAATCCTCCGTGTAATGCTGTTGGATTTGTTGATAGACAAGTACTTGGTATTAACCACGTATATCATCATCCAGCATGGAGGAGATCGAAG GCCTGCACAGCAAACTCTCCATATGAAGGGCCTCTCCTAGAAAATGCGCCATCTTGGTGTCATGCACCATTTGAGCCTGAAGGGATTTTGAG TTCTATATCTGCCATTCTTTCAACAATTGTTGGAGTGCATTATGGACATGTACTTATTCACATAAAG GATCATGCTGGAAGGCTGAAGCATTGGGTTTCACTAGGTCTTGCCCTACTGATCTTTGGAATTATCCTTCATTTTACAAATG CTATCCCTTTGAACAAGCAGCTATATTCGTTCAGCTATGTGTGTGTAACGTCTGGTGCAGCTGCTTTGATGTTCTCCTTCTTTTACTCCACC GTTGACATTTTTGACGTGAAATTCTTGTTTCTGCCACTTAAGTGGATTGGAATGAATGCCATGCTCGTCTATGTTATGGCTGCTGAGGGCATTTTTGCAGGATTCATTAATGGGTGGTACTATGAAGACCCTCATAACACATTG GTATATTGGATTCAAAAGCATGTTTTTATCGGAGTTTGGCATTCGAGAAAAGTCGGCATTTTGTTGTATGTCATCTTCGCAGAAATCCTGTTCTGGGCTGTTGTTGCTGGCATTTTGCACCAGTGCAATATCTATTGGAAGCTCTAG